One Euphorbia lathyris chromosome 1, ddEupLath1.1, whole genome shotgun sequence DNA segment encodes these proteins:
- the LOC136211118 gene encoding F-box/LRR-repeat protein At5g02910-like — MYQFSHSFMMMLSSYNGDIIEGLSDTVIHRILTFLPSTIEPFMWEYAWNYISILNFVSNEKFVIDSKNIPLYELDPRLSLWIRFAAKKDVKELILDCDGFNVESQHKYLLQQFFFNNSSLVKMKICACKFMPNGEVNWESLKSLQIDHSELGNQAIEKVLSGSPLLECLELRYCGFQGALVVASEHLKTILLKEFDKNCPILEISCPNLESLKMWGNVGSTCLKLRNLPSSLHATLELHVLESDDISPDDCSNLVEEIRKQILHLKKLEIELKRLRS; from the exons ATGTACCAGTTCTCACATTCATTTATGATG ATGCTATCGAGTTACAATGGAGATATCATAGAAGGCTTGTCAGATACTGTGATTCACCGGATCCTCACCTTTTTACCATCAACAATAGAGCCCTTTATGTGGGAGTATGCATGGAACTATATCTCGATTCTAAACTTTGTTTCCAACG AGAAATTTGTTATCGACTCCAAAAATATCCCTTTGTATGAACTGGATCCTAGATTGTCGTTGTGGATTCGTTTCGCTGCCAAAAAAGATGTAAAGGAGCTCATTTTGGACTGTGATGGTTTTAATGTGGAATCACAACACAAGTACCTGTTGCAGCAattttttttcaacaattcttcATTGGTTAAAATGAAGATATGTGCTTGTAAGTTTATGCCGAATGGGGAAGTAAATTGGGAATCTCTTAAGAGTTTACAAATAGATCATTCTGAGTTGGGTAATCAAGCCATTGAGAAAGTTTTATCTGGTAGTCCTTTGCTTGAATGCTTAGAATTACGTTATTGTGGCTTTCAAGGGGCGCTTGTTGTTGCTTCCGAGCATTTGAAAACAATTCTTCTAAAGGAATTTGACAAGAACTGTCCTATCCTAGAAATTTCATGTCCGAATCTTGAGAGCTTGAAAATGTGGGGAAACGTGGGTTCTACATGTCTTAAATTGAGGAACTTGCCTTCTTCACTTCATGCAACTTTGGAGTTGCACGTCTTAGAATCAGATGATATTAGTCCCGATGACTGCTCAAATTTAGTTGAGGAGATCAGGAAGCAGATTCTCCATCTCAAGAAGCTAGAAATCGAGTTGAAGAGGTTGAGGAGCTAG
- the LOC136215998 gene encoding expansin-A23-like — MKFPVVILIFFISFLGTIITQTSADQWHDAHATFYGDMTGAETMQGACGYGDLFKQGYGLETAALSTALFNNGGICGACFEIMCVNDPKWCIHNAGTIKITATNFCPPNYSKPHENWCNPPQHHFDLSMPMFTKLANYKAGIIPVKYRRISCSKKGGIKFEIKGNPYWILVLLYNVGGAGDVTNVKIRGSKTNGWLQMSRNWGQNWQIGSNLVGQSLSFKVTVSDGKTLEFDNVAAFNWQFGNSYDGKFNF; from the exons ATGAAATTTCCTGTagtcatattaatatttttcatttcatttttggGTACAATTATTACTCAAACATCAGCAGATCAATGGCATGATGCACATGCAACATTCTACGGTGACATGACCGGAGCTGAAACAATGC AAGGAGCTTGTGGGTATGGAGATCTGTTCAAACAAGGATATGGATTAGAAACAGCAGCCTTAAGCACAGCACTTTTCAACAATGGTGGAATTTGTGGAGCCTGTTTTGAGATAATGTGTGTAAATGATCCAAAATGGTGCATACATAATGCTGGGACTATTAAAATTACTGCCACAAATTTTTGTCCACCAAATTACTCAAAACCACATGAGAATTGGTGCAATCCACCCCAACATCATTTTGATTTATCCATGCCTATGTTCACCAAACTTGCTAACTACAAAGCTGGAATTATACCTGTCAAATATCGAAGAATTTCGTGCTCGAAAAAAGGTGGAATTAAATTTGAGATTAAGGGTAATCCTTACTGGATTCTTGTGTTATTGTATAATGTTGGAGGGGCTGGAGATGTTACAAATGTCAAAATTAGAGGTTCAAAAACTAATGGATGGCTTCAAATGTCGAGAAATTGGGGTCAAAATTGGCAGATTGGAAGTAATTTGGTAGGCCAAAGTTTGTCTTTCAAAGTCACTGTTAGTGATGGAAAAACATTGGAGTTTGACAATGTTGCTGCTTTCAATTGGCAATTTGGAAATTCTTATGATggaaaattcaatttttag